The following proteins are encoded in a genomic region of Xanthomonas cassavae CFBP 4642:
- a CDS encoding aldo/keto reductase produces MTTATSSPCPTVQLRNGRQAPALGLGSWNLGQGRHPQQQEIDALQAGQQLGMRLIDTAEMYGNGRSEQLISQAIDTAQPPYLVSKVLPSNASARGIARACEASLQRLGVRSLDLYLLHWRGGSDLTEVVHAFEALRDAGKIRDWGVSNFDVDDMEDLWAVHGGQRCLVNQVLYHAGSRGIEFDLLPWCAEQAVTVMAYSPLGSRTLLDHAVLHAIGKRRGVAATAVALAWAIRSGKVIAIPESGTPEHVRANAAACSLHLEAQDLEELDRTFAPPTRKQALDLL; encoded by the coding sequence ATGACCACCGCCACGTCATCCCCCTGCCCCACCGTGCAACTCCGCAACGGGCGGCAGGCGCCGGCACTCGGCCTGGGTTCCTGGAATCTGGGCCAGGGCCGGCATCCACAGCAGCAGGAGATCGACGCCTTGCAGGCCGGCCAGCAGCTGGGCATGCGCCTGATCGATACCGCCGAGATGTATGGCAATGGCCGTTCCGAGCAATTGATCAGCCAGGCCATTGATACCGCGCAGCCGCCGTACCTGGTGTCCAAGGTACTGCCGAGCAACGCCAGCGCACGCGGTATCGCGCGCGCCTGCGAGGCCAGCCTGCAACGCTTGGGCGTGCGCAGCCTGGATCTTTACCTGTTGCACTGGCGGGGTGGCAGCGATTTGACTGAGGTGGTGCATGCCTTCGAAGCACTGCGCGACGCTGGCAAGATCCGTGACTGGGGCGTATCGAATTTCGACGTCGACGACATGGAAGACCTCTGGGCCGTCCATGGTGGGCAGCGTTGCCTGGTCAACCAGGTGCTGTATCACGCCGGCAGCCGCGGGATCGAATTCGACCTGTTGCCATGGTGCGCGGAGCAGGCGGTGACCGTGATGGCGTATTCGCCATTGGGGAGCCGTACCTTGCTGGATCATGCGGTGCTGCACGCCATCGGCAAGCGGCGCGGTGTCGCCGCGACCGCCGTCGCGCTGGCCTGGGCAATCCGCAGTGGCAAGGTGATCGCCATCCCGGAATCCGGAACGCCCGAGCATGTGCGTGCGAATGCAGCGGCCTGCAGCCTGCATCTGGAGGCGCAGGATCTTGAAGAACTGGATCGCACATTTGCTCCTCCTACGCGCAAGCAGGCGCTGGATTTGCTGTAA
- a CDS encoding carboxylesterase/lipase family protein, with protein sequence MLQLKHFGILLLAACTLTACAPRRPGEVPALVHAADAQAEVVQTDAGAVRGVAGAQGRVFLGVPFAAPPVGALRFRAPQAAPAWKGVRDATRAGPACLPRYRFGQKQVSEDCLTLNVYAPPGPAPAHPRAVMVWIYGGALELGSNVDYDLSALAARQNVIVVAPNYRLGVFGFFAHPTLRGEGEGAYGLLDQQAALRWVGRNIAAFGGDAHNVTVFGESAGAWSICYQLSAPGAAGLFQRAILQSGSCLASDSSLPRAEAEHGGVRMAQTLGCERTGDVAACLRALPADSVADAKPQRRGLTGSDAWAPMSGGEVLPLPPAKAIANLQHAQVPVLIGTNRNEGRLFAQLLSYIGKLNLRSGYEARLKRMHADPSAIMARYADVAAQSRWDAFADIVTDGGFACPTRRLGQALRSRAPVYAYEFDDPQAPYGLLRLPFSHPLGAYHASELVYLFQRPWVLSGTPRFTAAQLAFSTTLQDYWGAFARTGDPNGDGRPPWPRFDGDAPLMLSPQGIGPATDFVQRHRCAFWDAHTDAPSPALP encoded by the coding sequence ATGCTTCAGCTGAAACACTTCGGCATCCTCCTGCTGGCGGCCTGCACGCTGACCGCGTGCGCGCCACGCCGCCCTGGCGAGGTGCCGGCGTTGGTGCACGCGGCCGATGCGCAGGCCGAGGTGGTGCAGACCGATGCCGGCGCAGTCCGCGGTGTTGCCGGCGCGCAGGGGCGGGTGTTTTTGGGCGTGCCGTTCGCCGCGCCGCCGGTGGGCGCATTGCGCTTTCGCGCGCCGCAGGCGGCACCAGCCTGGAAGGGAGTCCGCGATGCCACCCGGGCCGGGCCGGCGTGCCTGCCGCGTTATCGCTTCGGGCAGAAGCAGGTGTCCGAGGATTGCCTCACCCTCAACGTCTATGCGCCACCCGGCCCTGCGCCGGCGCATCCGCGCGCAGTGATGGTGTGGATCTACGGTGGCGCGCTGGAGCTGGGCAGCAATGTCGACTACGACCTGAGTGCATTGGCGGCGCGGCAGAACGTCATCGTGGTGGCGCCCAATTACCGGCTGGGGGTGTTCGGTTTCTTCGCGCATCCGACGCTGCGTGGCGAAGGCGAAGGCGCATACGGATTGCTCGATCAACAGGCTGCGTTGCGCTGGGTCGGGCGCAATATCGCCGCCTTCGGAGGCGATGCGCACAACGTCACCGTGTTCGGCGAATCGGCCGGTGCCTGGAGCATCTGCTATCAACTGTCCGCACCGGGCGCGGCCGGTCTGTTCCAACGCGCAATCCTGCAGAGCGGCAGTTGCCTGGCCAGCGATTCCAGCCTGCCGCGTGCCGAGGCCGAGCACGGCGGTGTGCGCATGGCGCAGACGCTTGGCTGCGAGCGCACAGGCGATGTTGCCGCGTGCCTGCGCGCGCTGCCCGCCGACAGCGTGGCCGACGCAAAACCGCAGCGCCGTGGCCTGACCGGCAGCGATGCGTGGGCGCCGATGTCCGGCGGCGAGGTGTTGCCGTTGCCGCCCGCCAAGGCAATCGCCAACCTGCAACATGCGCAGGTGCCGGTGCTGATCGGCACCAACCGCAACGAGGGGCGGCTGTTTGCGCAGTTGCTGTCCTACATCGGCAAGCTCAACCTGCGCAGCGGTTACGAGGCCCGGCTCAAGCGCATGCATGCCGACCCTAGCGCGATCATGGCGCGCTACGCGGACGTTGCCGCGCAGTCGCGCTGGGATGCGTTTGCCGACATCGTCACCGATGGCGGATTCGCCTGCCCGACACGCCGGCTGGGCCAGGCCTTGCGCAGCCGCGCGCCGGTGTATGCGTACGAATTCGACGATCCGCAGGCGCCGTACGGCCTGTTGCGCCTGCCTTTCTCGCATCCGCTGGGCGCGTATCACGCGTCCGAGCTGGTGTACCTGTTCCAGCGCCCCTGGGTGCTAAGCGGCACCCCGCGGTTCACTGCCGCGCAGCTGGCGTTCTCCACGACCCTGCAGGACTATTGGGGTGCGTTTGCGCGTACCGGCGACCCGAATGGCGATGGTCGTCCGCCGTGGCCGCGCTTCGATGGCGATGCTCCGTTGATGTTGTCGCCGCAAGGAATCGGGCCAGCCACGGATTTCGTGCAGCGTCACCGCTGTGCGTTCTGGGATGCGCACACGGACGCGCCCTCACCGGCACTGCCGTGA
- the gcvP gene encoding aminomethyl-transferring glycine dehydrogenase encodes MSHTPSSLRDLEHHSAFVERHIGPNDAEIAQMLEVVGHASLDAMTDAIVPGNIKSPAALALPEAITEEEALAKIRAIASKNQVQRSFIGQGYYGTHTPKVILRNILENPAWYTAYTPYQAEISQGRMEALINFQTLCADLTGMQIANASLLDEATAAAEAMTLAKRSAKSKSDTFFVHDAVHPQTLELLRTRAEPLGIVLRVGMPEEALQAECFGVLLQYPDSFGHIGDHAALADAVHAQGGLVAVATDLLALTLIAAPGEWGADIVVGNSQRFGVPFGFGGPHAAFMACRDAYKRSMPGRLIGVSIDAAGNPAYRLTLQTREQHIRREKATSNICTAQVLLAVMASMYAVYHGPEGLTRIARRTHRLTAILAAALRSAGVNVGEQFFDTLHVKAIDADAIHARARAAGINLRAIDSEAVGISLDETSTRADVVALAQLFGAQVDDAQGCASVAEGRMPRATVDALDAATADALPQSLLRSSAFLTHPVFNTHHSEHELLRYMRSLADKDLAMDRTMIPLGSCTMKLNATAEMIPVTWPEFGAIHPLAPAEQSTGYAQLIEELEAMLVECTGYDAVSLQPNSGAQGEYAGLLAIRAYHRARGEAHRDICLIPESAHGTNPASAQMCGMTVVVTKCDANGNVDVDDIRAKAEKYSDRLAALMITYPSTHGVFEEDVVAICEAVHAHGGQVYTDGANMNALVGVAKPGKWGSDVSHLNLHKTFCIPHGGGGPGVGPCAVKSHLAPYLPRAGIHAGEGQTAAIHGGGFNSESGSGDSSRIGGMVSAAAYGSASILPISWMYVTMMGSGGLRKATQVALLNANYIAKRLAPHYKTLYTGRNGLVAHECILDIRPLEKTSGIGAEDIAKRLIDFGFHAPTLSFPVAGTLMVEPTESESQHELDRFIDAMIQIREEIRAIEDGRLDREDNPLKHAPHTATQVSASEWTHAYPRELAAFPLPSLKQQKYWPPVARVDNVYGDKNVMCACIPVDAYKDDVEA; translated from the coding sequence ATGTCCCACACTCCGTCTTCCCTGCGCGACCTCGAACACCACAGCGCGTTCGTCGAACGCCATATCGGCCCCAACGACGCAGAAATCGCGCAGATGCTGGAGGTGGTCGGCCACGCCTCGCTGGATGCGATGACCGACGCCATCGTGCCGGGCAACATCAAGTCGCCGGCCGCGCTCGCGCTACCCGAGGCGATCACCGAAGAAGAGGCGCTGGCCAAGATCCGCGCCATCGCCAGCAAGAACCAGGTGCAGCGCAGCTTCATCGGCCAGGGCTATTACGGCACGCATACGCCGAAGGTGATCCTGCGCAACATCCTGGAAAACCCGGCCTGGTACACCGCCTATACGCCGTACCAGGCAGAGATTTCGCAGGGCCGCATGGAGGCGTTGATCAACTTCCAGACCCTGTGCGCGGACCTGACCGGCATGCAGATCGCCAACGCCTCGCTGCTGGACGAAGCCACTGCTGCGGCCGAAGCCATGACACTGGCCAAGCGTTCGGCCAAGTCCAAATCCGATACGTTCTTCGTGCACGACGCGGTGCATCCGCAGACGCTGGAACTGCTGCGCACCCGCGCCGAGCCGTTGGGCATCGTGCTGCGCGTCGGCATGCCGGAAGAAGCCTTGCAGGCCGAGTGCTTCGGCGTACTGCTGCAGTATCCGGACAGCTTCGGGCATATCGGCGATCACGCCGCACTGGCCGATGCGGTGCACGCACAAGGCGGCCTGGTCGCGGTGGCCACCGATCTGCTGGCGCTGACCCTGATCGCCGCGCCCGGCGAATGGGGCGCCGATATCGTGGTCGGCAATTCGCAGCGCTTCGGCGTGCCGTTCGGCTTCGGCGGCCCGCATGCGGCGTTCATGGCCTGCCGCGATGCCTACAAGCGCTCGATGCCGGGCCGGTTGATCGGTGTGTCGATCGATGCCGCCGGCAATCCTGCCTACCGTTTGACGCTGCAGACGCGCGAGCAACATATCCGCCGCGAGAAAGCCACCTCCAACATCTGCACCGCGCAGGTGCTGCTGGCAGTGATGGCCTCGATGTACGCGGTCTACCACGGCCCCGAGGGCCTGACCCGCATCGCGCGTCGTACCCATCGCCTGACGGCGATCCTGGCTGCCGCACTGCGCAGCGCCGGCGTCAACGTGGGTGAGCAGTTCTTCGACACCCTGCACGTCAAGGCGATCGATGCCGATGCCATCCACGCCCGCGCGCGTGCAGCAGGCATCAATCTGCGTGCCATCGACAGCGAAGCAGTGGGCATCAGCCTGGACGAAACCAGCACGCGTGCCGATGTGGTTGCGCTGGCGCAGTTGTTCGGCGCACAGGTCGACGATGCACAAGGATGTGCGAGTGTCGCGGAAGGTAGGATGCCGAGAGCGACGGTGGATGCACTCGATGCCGCCACCGCCGATGCGTTGCCGCAGAGCCTGCTGCGCAGCAGCGCGTTCCTGACGCACCCGGTGTTCAACACCCACCACAGCGAGCACGAACTGCTGCGCTACATGCGCTCGCTGGCCGACAAGGACCTGGCGATGGATCGCACCATGATCCCGCTGGGCAGCTGCACGATGAAGCTCAACGCCACCGCCGAGATGATCCCGGTGACCTGGCCCGAGTTCGGCGCGATCCATCCGCTGGCACCGGCCGAGCAGTCGACCGGCTACGCGCAGCTGATCGAGGAGCTGGAAGCGATGCTGGTCGAGTGCACCGGCTACGACGCGGTCAGCCTGCAGCCGAACTCCGGCGCGCAGGGCGAGTACGCTGGCCTGCTGGCGATCCGCGCCTATCACCGCGCGCGCGGTGAAGCGCATCGCGACATCTGCCTGATTCCCGAATCCGCCCACGGCACCAACCCGGCGTCGGCGCAGATGTGCGGCATGACCGTGGTCGTGACCAAGTGCGATGCCAACGGCAATGTCGATGTCGACGACATCCGTGCCAAGGCGGAAAAGTACTCCGACCGTCTGGCCGCGTTGATGATTACCTACCCGTCCACCCACGGCGTGTTCGAAGAGGACGTGGTGGCGATCTGCGAGGCGGTGCACGCGCATGGCGGCCAGGTCTATACCGACGGCGCCAACATGAATGCCCTGGTCGGCGTGGCCAAACCCGGCAAGTGGGGCTCGGACGTGTCGCACCTCAACCTGCATAAAACCTTCTGCATTCCGCATGGCGGCGGCGGCCCGGGTGTGGGCCCGTGTGCGGTGAAGTCGCACCTCGCACCGTACCTGCCTCGTGCCGGCATCCATGCCGGCGAAGGTCAAACTGCCGCCATCCATGGCGGCGGATTCAACTCCGAAAGCGGGAGTGGAGACTCCTCGCGGATCGGCGGCATGGTCAGCGCGGCAGCCTACGGCTCTGCCTCGATCCTGCCGATCAGCTGGATGTACGTGACCATGATGGGCAGTGGCGGGTTGCGCAAGGCCACGCAAGTGGCACTGCTCAATGCCAACTACATCGCCAAGCGCCTGGCACCGCATTACAAGACGCTGTACACCGGCCGCAACGGCCTAGTGGCGCACGAGTGCATCCTGGACATCCGTCCGCTCGAGAAGACCAGCGGCATCGGTGCCGAGGATATCGCCAAGCGGCTGATCGACTTTGGCTTCCACGCGCCGACGCTGAGCTTCCCGGTGGCCGGCACCTTGATGGTGGAGCCGACCGAAAGCGAATCGCAGCATGAACTGGACCGCTTCATCGACGCGATGATCCAGATCCGCGAAGAGATCCGCGCCATCGAAGACGGCCGCCTGGACCGCGAGGACAACCCGCTCAAGCACGCCCCGCACACTGCAACCCAGGTGTCGGCCAGCGAGTGGACCCACGCCTACCCGCGCGAACTGGCCGCCTTCCCGCTGCCCAGCCTCAAGCAGCAGAAATACTGGCCGCCGGTGGCGCGCGTGGACAACGTCTACGGCGACAAGAACGTGATGTGTGCCTGCATCCCGGTGGATGCGTACAAGGACGACGTGGAGGCGTAA
- a CDS encoding multidrug effflux MFS transporter translates to MTPTTPSTRRMALLLAGLAMFGPFSIDTIFPAFSRLSRSLAVDQVAIQQTISVYLLAYGAMSIAHGPLSDAWGRKRVILGGLVLFIAGSIGCALSQDLPTLLAFRALQGLSAGVGMIVGRAVIRDLFHGPDAQRLMSQVSMIFGIAPAIAPIIGGWILLSGAGWPLIFWFLVAFGLVLLVATLVWLPETHPVQARTPLQFRRLLQDYVRIGFNPRFQRLAAAGAFNFAGIFLYIASAPVLIMQHLRLGEGDFAWLFIPTIGGMTLGSFLSGRMAGRMEPVRQIRIGFICCGVAALANLGYTIKVAQIALPWAVLPIFLAGVGMALIFPILALAVLDMYPHQRGLASSLQAFTQLMTNTLVAGVLSPLLSEHPRHLAVGMTGFFLLGWLFWRWERRSGRRLRHRQATEAVPLEPADHL, encoded by the coding sequence ATGACCCCCACCACGCCTTCCACCCGACGCATGGCGCTGCTGCTGGCCGGGCTGGCGATGTTCGGCCCGTTTTCCATCGACACCATCTTCCCGGCGTTCTCGCGGCTCAGCCGCAGCCTGGCGGTGGACCAGGTGGCGATCCAGCAAACGATCAGCGTCTATCTGCTGGCCTACGGAGCGATGAGCATCGCGCACGGCCCGCTGTCCGACGCCTGGGGCCGCAAGCGGGTGATCCTGGGCGGGCTGGTGCTGTTCATCGCCGGCTCGATCGGCTGCGCGCTGTCGCAGGACCTGCCCACGCTGCTGGCGTTCCGCGCGTTGCAGGGTCTGTCGGCGGGCGTGGGCATGATCGTCGGCCGCGCAGTGATCCGCGACTTGTTCCATGGCCCGGATGCGCAGCGACTGATGAGCCAGGTGTCGATGATCTTCGGCATTGCGCCGGCCATCGCGCCCATCATCGGCGGCTGGATCCTGCTCAGCGGCGCCGGCTGGCCGCTGATCTTCTGGTTCCTGGTGGCGTTCGGGCTGGTGCTGTTGGTGGCCACCCTGGTCTGGCTGCCGGAAACCCACCCGGTCCAGGCGCGTACTCCGCTGCAGTTCAGGCGCCTGCTGCAGGACTACGTGCGGATCGGCTTCAATCCGCGGTTCCAGCGGCTGGCGGCGGCCGGGGCATTCAATTTCGCCGGCATCTTCCTGTACATCGCCTCGGCGCCGGTGTTGATCATGCAGCACCTGCGGTTAGGCGAGGGCGACTTTGCCTGGCTGTTCATCCCCACCATCGGCGGCATGACACTTGGCTCGTTTCTGTCCGGGCGCATGGCTGGACGCATGGAACCGGTGCGGCAGATCCGTATCGGGTTCATCTGCTGCGGCGTGGCCGCGCTGGCCAACCTGGGCTACACCATCAAGGTGGCGCAGATCGCCCTGCCCTGGGCGGTGCTGCCGATCTTCCTGGCCGGCGTGGGCATGGCGTTGATTTTCCCGATCCTGGCGCTGGCGGTGCTGGACATGTACCCGCACCAGCGCGGCCTGGCCTCCTCGCTGCAGGCCTTCACCCAACTGATGACCAACACGCTGGTGGCCGGGGTGCTGTCGCCGCTGCTGAGTGAACACCCGCGGCATCTGGCGGTCGGCATGACCGGTTTTTTTTTGCTGGGCTGGCTATTCTGGCGCTGGGAGCGCCGCAGCGGCCGCCGCCTGCGTCACCGCCAGGCGACCGAGGCGGTCCCGCTGGAACCGGCCGACCACCTTTGA
- a CDS encoding XVIPCD domain-containing protein, whose protein sequence is MERLHAAPGPAAGMDGERLALGSVVAAREHGLQRVDHVLLGNDSARGFVVQGALDSPAHLRASFDAKAVREAPVAASLQRLQALDPGTQRCHCAGAGAGDTAGNAATGTGALRTRATWSQLNFQMGGVRPQVGPTAVLAACAGSGTMVGGLAGDAARHT, encoded by the coding sequence GTGGAGCGCCTGCACGCGGCACCCGGCCCCGCGGCCGGGATGGATGGCGAACGCCTGGCCTTGGGCTCGGTGGTGGCCGCACGCGAACATGGCTTGCAGCGGGTCGATCACGTGCTGCTCGGCAACGATTCTGCGCGTGGTTTCGTGGTGCAGGGAGCGCTCGACTCGCCAGCGCATCTGCGGGCCAGCTTCGATGCCAAGGCTGTGCGGGAGGCGCCCGTGGCGGCCAGCCTGCAGCGCCTGCAGGCGCTGGATCCCGGCACGCAGCGATGCCATTGCGCGGGCGCGGGCGCAGGAGACACAGCAGGAAACGCAGCGACAGGGACAGGCGCGCTGAGAACGCGCGCCACGTGGTCGCAGCTGAATTTCCAGATGGGAGGAGTTCGACCGCAGGTGGGGCCAACCGCGGTGTTGGCCGCGTGCGCGGGATCGGGAACGATGGTCGGCGGGCTAGCCGGTGACGCTGCGCGGCACACCTAA
- a CDS encoding IS1595 family transposase produces MSINAVQFQAGLSMPEFFASYGTEAKCYRALYKWRWPQGFRCPVCAGRVRSRFKRGAAIYYQCSACRHQTSLIAGTMFEGTKLPLRTWMLALHLLTSTKTNMAALELMRHLGVNYKTAWRMKHKIMQVMAERESMRKLAGFVQIDDAYLGGERNGGKAGRGSENKQAFLIAVQTDATFTAPRFVVIEPVRSFDNTSLQDWIARRLAPECEVYTDGLACFRRLEDAGHAHTTLDTGGGRAATETAGARWLNVVLGNLKRAISGVYHAIAQGKYARRYLGEAAYRFNRRFRLREMLPRLATAMMQSTPCPEPVLRAASNFHG; encoded by the coding sequence ATGAGTATCAATGCCGTGCAGTTCCAAGCGGGATTGTCGATGCCTGAGTTCTTCGCGTCCTACGGCACCGAAGCCAAGTGCTATCGCGCGCTTTACAAGTGGCGCTGGCCGCAAGGCTTTCGTTGCCCTGTTTGTGCCGGACGCGTGCGCTCGCGTTTCAAGCGGGGTGCTGCGATCTACTACCAATGCAGCGCGTGCCGGCATCAGACCAGCCTGATTGCAGGCACGATGTTCGAAGGCACCAAGCTGCCGCTGCGCACCTGGATGCTGGCGTTGCACCTGCTGACCTCGACCAAAACCAACATGGCCGCGCTGGAGTTGATGCGGCATCTGGGCGTCAACTACAAGACGGCCTGGCGGATGAAACACAAGATCATGCAGGTTATGGCCGAGCGCGAATCCATGCGGAAACTGGCGGGTTTCGTGCAGATCGACGATGCCTATCTCGGCGGCGAGCGTAACGGTGGCAAGGCCGGACGCGGATCGGAGAACAAACAAGCGTTCCTGATTGCGGTGCAGACCGATGCCACCTTCACCGCGCCGCGCTTTGTGGTGATCGAGCCGGTGCGCAGCTTCGACAACACCTCGCTGCAGGACTGGATTGCCCGTCGCTTGGCGCCCGAATGCGAGGTCTACACCGATGGGCTGGCCTGCTTCCGCCGGCTAGAAGACGCCGGCCACGCGCACACCACGCTGGACACTGGCGGTGGTCGTGCCGCGACCGAAACGGCCGGTGCACGTTGGCTCAACGTGGTGCTGGGCAATCTCAAACGCGCCATCAGTGGCGTGTATCACGCCATCGCGCAAGGCAAATACGCAAGGCGTTACCTGGGAGAAGCGGCCTATCGTTTTAATCGTCGATTCCGCTTGCGCGAGATGCTGCCACGACTTGCCACGGCCATGATGCAATCCACACCATGCCCAGAGCCGGTTTTACGTGCAGCGAGCAATTTTCATGGCTGA
- a CDS encoding M2 family metallopeptidase yields MNPRLLLLALAVAAGTVSLSACRRDAAPPGTPAATKPVPAESADAFVARINAEYKAAYPEVTAAQWLSSTYINGDSQLLAAKANERSLAQLDRWIEQSKQYAGTPMSADSARALQLLKLMSALPAPRDAAKLAELTRIAAKMEGDYGAGSYCVGDGEQRRCRQLGELEQVLASSRDYNEQLDAWQGWHGTAQPMRKDYQRFVELANEGARGLGFADVGVMWRSGYDMPPGQLASETDRLWEQVKPLYAQLQCYARGKLDAQYGKDKGELPGGLLPAHLMGNMWQQDWSNLWDLLQPYPGAGDLDITSALERQYQGNLSAVLARNTGGDGGTAARFNAEREAQLRTARQMTERAQEFYTSLGMPKLPDTYWQRSQFIKPLDRDVVCHASAWDMTMGGEPGQNTGADVRTKMCIKPTEEDFTTIYHELGHLYYDLAYNPLPPLFQNGANDGFHEAIGDTIVLAMTPKYLQSIGMVGEQQAGREALINSQMRMALSKVAFLPFGLMIDRWRWGVFDGSITSEHYNQAWWDLKAKYQGVAPVSARGEEFFDPGAKYHVPGNTPYTRYFLAHILQFQFYKGLCQAAGHQGPLYECSFYGNKDAGQKFWSMLQRGSSQPWQTTLKELTGSEKLDAGPMLEYFAPMSEWLKQQNQGQMCGWQSASAPASASEASAPAAPH; encoded by the coding sequence GTGAATCCTCGTCTCCTGTTGCTGGCACTGGCTGTGGCCGCCGGCACCGTATCGCTGTCGGCCTGCCGCCGGGACGCCGCACCGCCAGGCACACCTGCTGCAACCAAACCCGTGCCTGCCGAAAGCGCCGATGCCTTCGTTGCGCGCATCAATGCCGAATACAAGGCTGCCTATCCAGAGGTCACCGCCGCGCAATGGCTGTCCTCGACCTACATCAATGGCGATTCGCAGCTGCTGGCGGCCAAGGCCAACGAGCGCTCGCTGGCGCAACTGGATCGCTGGATCGAACAATCCAAGCAGTATGCCGGCACGCCGATGTCCGCCGACAGTGCGCGCGCCCTGCAACTGCTCAAGCTGATGAGCGCCCTGCCCGCGCCGCGCGACGCGGCCAAGCTGGCCGAACTCACCCGCATCGCCGCCAAGATGGAAGGCGACTACGGCGCCGGCAGCTATTGCGTGGGCGATGGCGAGCAGCGCCGCTGCCGCCAACTCGGCGAGTTGGAACAGGTATTGGCCAGCAGCCGCGACTACAACGAGCAACTCGATGCCTGGCAGGGCTGGCATGGCACCGCGCAGCCGATGCGCAAGGACTACCAGCGCTTTGTCGAGCTGGCCAACGAAGGCGCGCGCGGCCTGGGCTTTGCCGATGTCGGGGTGATGTGGCGCAGTGGCTACGACATGCCGCCGGGGCAACTGGCGAGCGAAACGGATCGGCTGTGGGAGCAGGTCAAACCGCTGTACGCGCAGCTGCAGTGCTACGCGCGCGGCAAGCTGGACGCCCAATACGGCAAGGACAAGGGCGAGCTGCCCGGCGGGCTGTTGCCCGCGCACCTGATGGGCAATATGTGGCAGCAGGACTGGAGCAACCTGTGGGATCTGCTGCAGCCCTATCCCGGCGCCGGCGATCTGGACATCACCTCCGCCCTGGAAAGACAGTACCAGGGCAATCTGAGCGCAGTGCTGGCACGCAACACCGGTGGCGATGGCGGTACCGCCGCACGCTTCAACGCCGAGCGCGAGGCACAGCTGCGCACCGCGAGACAGATGACCGAGCGCGCGCAGGAGTTCTACACCTCGCTGGGCATGCCCAAGCTGCCGGATACCTATTGGCAACGCTCGCAGTTCATCAAGCCGCTGGACCGCGACGTGGTCTGTCACGCCAGCGCCTGGGACATGACCATGGGCGGCGAACCTGGACAGAACACCGGCGCGGACGTACGCACCAAGATGTGCATCAAGCCCACCGAAGAAGACTTCACCACCATCTATCACGAGCTCGGCCACCTCTATTACGACCTGGCCTACAACCCGTTGCCGCCGCTGTTCCAGAACGGCGCCAACGACGGCTTCCACGAAGCGATCGGCGACACCATCGTGCTGGCGATGACGCCGAAGTACCTGCAGTCGATCGGCATGGTGGGCGAGCAGCAAGCCGGCCGCGAAGCGCTGATCAACTCGCAGATGCGCATGGCCTTGAGCAAGGTGGCGTTCCTGCCATTCGGCCTGATGATCGACCGCTGGCGCTGGGGCGTGTTCGATGGCTCGATCACGTCGGAGCACTACAACCAGGCCTGGTGGGACCTGAAGGCCAAGTACCAGGGCGTGGCGCCGGTCAGCGCGCGCGGCGAGGAGTTCTTCGATCCCGGTGCCAAATACCATGTGCCGGGCAATACGCCCTATACGCGGTACTTCCTTGCGCACATTCTGCAGTTCCAGTTCTACAAGGGCCTGTGCCAGGCGGCCGGCCACCAGGGCCCGCTGTACGAGTGCAGCTTCTACGGCAACAAAGATGCCGGGCAGAAATTCTGGTCGATGTTGCAACGCGGCTCCAGCCAACCATGGCAGACCACGCTGAAGGAACTCACCGGCAGCGAGAAGCTCGACGCCGGCCCGATGCTGGAGTACTTCGCGCCGATGAGCGAATGGCTCAAGCAGCAGAACCAGGGGCAGATGTGCGGGTGGCAGTCGGCGTCCGCGCCTGCTTCCGCGAGCGAGGCGTCTGCGCCTGCAGCGCCGCACTGA